A single region of the Brachypodium distachyon strain Bd21 chromosome 3, Brachypodium_distachyon_v3.0, whole genome shotgun sequence genome encodes:
- the LOC104583542 gene encoding UPF0481 protein At3g47200: protein MDAQGQRCGAEAEAALDDENESLITEILTIPLPKPVDTSVPCLISWAGDDIDRGDYEPGLVRIGPFHRQDPTQQSADWMEQQKKQVLRGLLVSREEDEAGRREELRSYLEAMERVEPDARRCYNRTFSWMSSKEFARMLLLDGFFLYSRFVVAGAGDDDIAVDRDVVFLLENQIPFFVLEEIHRLLTRRRRSEKVLLAVVVLDKVAGRVEQLLRRNGYSNSAATSSSSPTPPCHLLHLLYMHLSPTTCAPKRIELPQVQHNNGEYRIRVPVPQVRWRTATQYAAAGVRLVKRNLDGEKARSILDVELTGEDTLQVPCLTVDSNTLRMLRNMVAMEQKSLQKDRRTSHVTAYCLFISQLATTEEDVALLVSNGVIVHLLHSDDDVAAGLAGLCDGVVIDAYDPDGNYLRPKYEALERLISGDGSGGGRRKYSMARLRRHGKRSNCLMALMVMAAVFLFLWTAQQSVFAALRAGKGRC, encoded by the exons ATGGATGCTCAAG GGCAGAGGTGTGGtgcagaagcagaagcagcactGGATGACGAGAACGAGTCCCTGATAACAGAGATACTCACAATTCCTCTTCCAAAGCCGGTGGACACCAGCGTCCCCTGCCTGATCTCATGGGCCGGCGATGACATCGACCGCGGCGATTACGAGCCAGGCCTGGTCCGCATCGGCCCATTCCACCGCCAAGACCCAACTCAACAATCAGCCGACTGGATGGAGCAGCAGAAGAAGCAGGTCCTCCGGGGCCTGCTGGTGAGccgcgaggaagacgaagcagGGCGCCGAGAGGAGCTGCGGAGCTACCTGGAAGCCATGGAGCGGGTCGAGCCCGACGCGCGGCGGTGCTACAACAGGACCTTCAGCTGGATGAGCAGCAAGGAGTTCGCTCGCATGCTGCTCCTGGACGGGTTCTTCCTCTACTCGCGCTTTGTCgttgccggagccggagacgacgacaTTGCTGTTGACCGCGatgtcgtcttcctcctcgagaaCCAGATTCCTTTCTTCGTCCTCGAGGAGATCCACAGGCTGCTAACAAGACGTAGAAGATCAGAGAAGGTTCTGCTGGCTGTTGTAGTACTTGATAAGGTGGCCGGCCGTGTGGAACAGCTGCTCCGCCGCAATGGCTACAGCAACAGCGCCGCAACGTCATCGTCGTCTCCAACTCCTCCGTGCCACCTCCTTCATCTTCTCTACATGCACTTGAGTCCTACTACATGTGCGCCGAAAAGGATCGAGCTTCCTCAAGTGCAGCATAACAATGGGGAGTACAGGATCAGAGTCCCAGTGCCGCAGGTCCGTTGGCGCACGGCGACGCagtacgccgccgccggggtgAGGCTCGTGAAGCGGAACCTCGACGGCGAGAAGGCGCGGTCCATCCTGGACGTGgagctcaccggagaagaCACGCTCCAGGTCCCTTGCCTGACGGTGGACAGCAACACCTTGAGGATGCTGCGGAACatggtggccatggagcagAAGAGCCTGCAGAAGGACAGGCGGACCTCCCACGTCACCGCCTACTGCCTCTTCATCTCGCAGCTGGCGACCACGGAGGAggacgtggcgctgctcgtcTCCAATGGCGTCATCGTGCACCTGCTCCACAGCGACGATGACGTCGCGGcgggcctcgccggcctctgCGACGGCGTCGTCATCGATGCCTATGACCCAGACGGTAATTACCTCaggcccaagtacgaggcaCTGGAGAGGCTcatctccggcgacggcagtGGCGGAGGCCGGAGGAAGTACTCCATGGCACGGCTCCGGCGACACGGCAAGCGCAGCAACTGCTTGATGGCGCTCATGGTCATGGCAGCCGTGTTTCTCTTCCTATGGACAGCGCAGCAATCCGTGTTTGCGGCACTCAGAGCTGGCAAGGGAAGGTGTTGA
- the LOC100822963 gene encoding ethylene-responsive transcription factor 15: MYSSSSSSSSDSSFPSELSSRIKPAMAFIGVRARPWGRYAAEIRDSTRNGARVWLGTFGTAEAAAMAYDQAALSSRGAATPLNFPLARVQDSLRVLALGAGAGSGSPVLALKQRHSRRTRRKKADILSAVSGRKKKKSNCNNMAAAGKNGEQKRFILELEDLGTEYLEELLRISEQLMCSTSSASS; the protein is encoded by the coding sequence ATGtactcttcctcttcttcttcctcctcggacTCATCATTTCCATCCGAATTGAGCAGCAGGATCAAGCCAGCAATGGCGTTCATCGGGGTGCGGGCGCGGCCGTGGGGGAGGTACGCGGCGGAGATCCGGGACTCGACGCGGAACGGCGCGCGCGTGTGGCTCGGCACCTTCGGCACCgccgaggcggccgccatggcctaCGACCAGGCGGCGCTCTCCTCGCGGGGCGCGGCCACGCCGCTCAACTTCCCGCTCGCCCGCGTCCAGGACTCGCTCCGCGTGCTcgcgctcggcgccggcgccggcagcggctcgcccgtgCTGGCGCTCAAGCAGCGGCACTCCAGGAGAACCAGGCGCAAGAAAGCTGACATACTGTCTGCGGTGTccggcaggaagaagaagaagagcaattGTAACAACATGGCAGCGGCTGGGAAGAACGGAGAGCAGAAGCGGTTCATCCTGGAGCTGGAGGACCTTGGCACCGAGTACCTGGAGGAGCTCCTCAGGATCTCCGAGCAGCTCATGTGTAGCACATCCTCGgcttctagctag